The sequence TTTGTCATCAAATCAAGTTATTGTGGTCGCAGCAAACAcactgaggaggactgaggCCTGTGCTGCAGTTTGTCTGGGCTTCCTCTCagagctgctctctgtctctgtggacaTGTCCTCTGCTTTCAATCATTGACACAAACTGTTCCTCCGCTCTGTACGAACACAGACAAAGATCTTTTGATGGCATTTTATGGGTTTTGCTGCAGtattcattcataaacacaCTGACTAATGTTAGAAGCACACAACCTAATGTGGAGCCATTTTCCCTCCAAGTCAGTGCTGAGAAGAGTCTGAAACACtcatcacactgacagactaataaatgattgacagctttaTTGGATGAAATGAGTCTTTGGAAGAGAGCAGGAATGATTTCCTCTATCAGAACATGACTGAAGTTATAATAGGATGTagctgatgaagaagagcacaacataaacacctgctgctgtggactcaCAATGTTCACATGTATGAGTCTGTGAGGATCAAAACATGTTGTGTATCTGTAACAGAGAGAGTTATCTCATTATAAAACAGGATGTTTGAATTTTCACTTCACCTGCTGTCACCAGCCCTCAACAGAGAACCAGTCGTACCAGTACAATCAGCCCCTCTGCTACAGGTGTGAAGATGTGTGAAGAGGAGGACACTAACAATAaatggagacaaaaacaaaacgtaGAGCTATTCATTACTCTGTAGAATAAAATGCCCTCTTCTTTTCATCATACATTAGCTCTCACACTTTTAGGCCTATCTCTCAGTTCAATGTCTTAAGTTGACTTGAACATATGATCATATTGTTTATGTTGATtgtttgtacaaagagagcaaacTTCCCCAGAGTCACATTTCTTCTATGTGCTCGTACACTCGACCCATACAGCTGATTCTGGTTAtttggacaaaagcgtctgctatATTAAATTGAAACGTTGAACACTGTAAGGAACATTTTATTTGATAATCTTGTTATCTTCTACTTTTTGTTCATTGTTGTCAGAAATCTGAAAGTGTTTTCATCCCTTGTCTTCTCATGGCTCATTATTCTGGAGTTTTTATATCGAGCAGTGACGTAACTTTCTGAAGTATAGTATAATGCACTGATCTTCTCATGTGTCTGTATCACACTCTGACTCACCTTACTTACATGTCCTTTACACTTCTTTTCACTCACTTTGTTGTTCAAGTACTTTAAGAGCTGTTTGTCTCACACAAGACTCAAACTGACTTTTTGTGACAACTACCAGGAGGAAATGAGAGAATCATTCATTTAGTTCATGTTGTTTGACTCTTCAGGCACTATTACCTTCATGACGTCACTGAtgtgtagaaaaaaaggaaagctaCTATTGGTCAGGGATCGTCACGTGTCTCAGAAACTTGTATTGTGTTGACTCAGTTGAGCTCTGAATCTCAGCCAATCCTCTTTGAGGGACAGAGCAGTTTGATCTGAATTGAGTCAATATAAATAGAATCTCCTGAACCTCCACCCAACCATCTATCTAAGGTCAGCCTGACTAGAGCAAGATGCCTGAGACAGTGAAAGCACCCAAGAAGGGATCTAAGAAAGCCGTGTCCAAGGCCACCAAGACCggcaagaagaggaggaagaccaGGAAAGAGAGCTATGCCATCTACGTGTACAAGGTCCTGAAGCAGGTCCATCCCGACACGGGGATCTCCTCCAAGGCTATGGGCATCATGAACTCCTTCGTGAGTGATATCTTTGAGCGCATCGCCGGTGAGGCCTCCCGTCTGGCTCACTACAACAAGCGCTCCACCATCACCTCCAGGGAGATCCAGACCGCCGTCCGCCTGCTGCTGCCCGGTGAACTGGCCAAGCACGCCGTGTCTGAGGGCACCAAGGCTGTGACCAAGTACACCAGCTCCAAGTAAACACCTCTGCTGCATCAACCTGTAAACCaaaggctcttttaagagccactCACTCAAACTAAGAGGTTCCTCTGTCTGGACATCAGAATGAAAAGCTTCTGAATATCAATAAGAGTACACATAAATATGATGCATATCCTTTCCATGGAGTTTAAGAGGTAATCTGACCATCTGCAGACTTtccgtccatgttttataattACAATTAACATGATAAGAATCAGTTTCTAACGTTTTGCTTATCCTAACTGCAAAGTCGGATAAACGTTCCAGAATTAATCGTTGAATTCATGTAGCCTTATCAGTGATAAGTCACAGTTTAACTCAGGGCACTTGAGGTTTGGGAACAACCACGGGTACAGATAGTACCTCAAGTTAAATcactacaaataaatataataaccaAACTGTCTGAATCTTTATTCTCCACTCTGCCCCTCTATCCCCTCACCATTTCAAAGCACAAAGCCTGAGCCTCCATACACAAACAGAGGTAGTTTGTATTCTGCCCTATACATGACACCATtaattatatattaaaaaaaatcaaccacaaaggagagaataaaaaaagtacATTAAGGGATACTGTTACTAAAGCTGCTTTGGCTTGATAAAAAAAGCTCCTCAGATAAGACATGTCAACTGAAtgcttaaataaaaacacagtaaatgcTTATGTTTCaactacatatttattttccccATAAAAAGTTGTAGAGATAGGAAAACTCGAACAAACGATACTTTGATAAAACGGACAGAATGTCCTCTAGATGGTACAAGAGGTTTCAGAATGATAGTTTATAAAGTTTTagacattttgaagatattatgtCCACAAGATGAAAATGACTGAGTCAGAAAGTTGAGGTTGAAAAAAGGAAATCAGCTGTGTGTAACTTGTGTTGTatgcaacatgtttttaaatattgtgtttttaacgcCGGTGAAGCCAATTAAGAAACCCATATATGATTTGTGGATTGGACTTCCCACAAAgaatatataatttaaaacaGATTAGAACAATTAGAATAGGAGAATGCAGTTATAAGTGAAGTCACATGAAAGTATGAAGACAAAGCAGTGACTGGGTTTGAGTGTAGGCGGAGTTAAACcagagcagaaaacaaagaTCCCTCCCAGGAGCTGTGTGCCTCAGAAACGTCCGCTGACATGCTTTAAACACACACGTTTGCCTAAAAACTTTACACTTCAACCGAACCACTTCGATTGATCAACATGTCTGGACGCGGAAAGGGAGGAAAGGGACTCGGTAAAGGAGGCGCCAAGCGTCACCGTAAAGTCCTCCGTGATAACATCCAGGGGATCACCAAGCCCGCTATCCGCCGTCTGGCTCGTCGTGGCGGAGTGAAGCGTATCTCCGGTCTCATCTACGAGGAGACCCGCGGGGTGCTCAAGGTGTTCCTGGAGAACGTCATCCGTGACGCCGTCACCTACACCGAGCACGCCAAGAGAAAGACTGTGACCGCCATGGATGTGGTTTATGCTCTCAAGAGACAGGGCCGCACTCTCTACGGCTTCGGAGGTTAAACAGGACCACAcatcaacaaccacaacaaacggctcttttaagagccacccaCTACAACTACCGAGCTATTTCTACTATATGTGTACGATGATATGTGTGGAAAAATTTGAATGAACAATGAAACACAGCACATTATAGAAACTCATGTTAACTTATGTTGGTTAAGATGATCCAATTGTCACGCGGTAGGTTCGTATATTTATTATAGCATCAAGTTTAATTCATTCTTCACGTATCATCCCAGAAGGGTGACGTTCTAATAAAACTCTTTAGTGCACTTTCATGGGAATGATTCAAGTCCATATGTATATCCAAAtacatatatatctatatactTCAGTCACTGCTGCTGTAGAAATACAGTTCAGTCTGTTTACACCTGATTCATTTGATGGATACGTTTAGAACACTGCAGCAACCAGGAGTTTCTGTTGAAGTTACTGAATAACATTCATAATAAAGCAGTTCTGTTGTcaatcacaaataaaacacactgtatgcatgtttatatgtatgcataaAGGCTACTTGTGTAGTTAAAGCAGACCAAAATAGACCTAACctgtaaaaaaacagaaaggcgGTCCAACAGTAGTCGCGCGCACATGGACACTGTTAACCCCTGATTCATTTTATGGATCATACACTCACTGCAGCATCAAGGGGTTTCTGTCCATGTCACTGACATTCATTCATGGTCCGAGGAAGACAACAAATATGATTCTTCCAATGCGCTCTGCTGTTCCTGTTAGGTAAAACTGCTTTCAGTGCTGCTATACTTGTAACTTAAGGGGTCTGGATTTGAGTATCACACTTTATTTGGCTATGAAACAACTAGTGTAATTAAATAGCAGTATGGTGTGGCTGCCCTTTAACAGACCATTTGATCTACTTGATAATAACTTCAGAGAATCAGCGCCTCTACAGAACAGAAGCTCGAATCAGGGACAGCATGTCTCCTGTAAACCTGAGTGAGCTCCACAGTGAGCAGTGGTGAGGGAAGAGTCATGATGTtagactgaaacaaacaccCAGTGAAAatacagtttactaaagtccaCTAAATGTTGCTGTACTCAAGTACAAGTGTACAAGCCAACAGACTATTAGTTAGTTTACTTAAAGAGAGTTAAATCAGAACAACATTTAGAAGAGACAGAgcatttcatcatcatcatccgtCCTCAGTGGAGAGGAGTGAAATGACTggactctctctcttcatggcTCTCCTCCAGGTGAATGCAGGGGAGCTTCTCGTCCTCTGTTCCCTGGACTCTAGAGACTGAACTGATCATCACCACAGCTGGAGCTGTTTTCAAGGTCAGACTAAACGTGATGTTCATAGAAGTGATCCTTAAGTATACTGACCAAATGATAGGCAGCATCACAGAAACCTGATCTCACTTTGAATTCAATCGTtgcttatttgtattgatttatttgacaTCCAACAGTTACAAGAGAGACGAACAGTTTGTGGATGTTGACTGAAGCTTCATGTCTGCTCCAcagagctcagcagcagcacaggtgCAGCAtcctgaacagagacagaagataCCTGAGCTGTTTCTGACAGTTCAGCACCTTGGACAGCGACGGCCAAACAACTCCCAGGAGACAAGAACAGGACACTCTACCTGTACTCACCTGGATACCagacatggatggatggatggatggatggatggatggatggatggatgtacacAAGTGGAAGTCTGGGGTCTTATCTGAAGGCTCTGACTCCCTGTCAGAGCGATGGAACACTGGAGCTGCTTTGTGTTTGCaatgttgttggtttttttttgtattttctatttTGAGTTGTAGTTACTTGTTTACACCACCAGAGAGAGTATCCCCTAAAGAGAACACTGTGGTAGCACTGCAATGGGCTTCCTGTTGTCAGACAGAGAACAGCCTGCTGAATAAACTCAGGTAACGTCCCCTGTCTCGGCTTCTCCTGTCAACATGACACACATCATTCTAGATACATGTAACTCATGTGTGAGGCCTGTAACAATGGCAGTATGATCGTGTTTGTATCCTGTTAGCTCATATGCCAGGACTGAACTAATGTTACAGATAGTGCTGTTCATTTCAGCTGTGATGATCTAGTTATGTATGACCTGGTTattcaaagtaaacatttaCATTGAAGTGTTAGAACCAAACATAGCATGCCCACTGTGGAGGAAAATCCGTGTGTTGCTTGTGAGGCTggcatgtacagtcatggccaaaagttttgagaatgacacaactattcattttcacaaagtctgctgtttcagtttttataatggcaattggcatatactccagaatgttatgaggagtgatcagctcaactgcaattaatcgcaaagtccctctttgccttgaaaatgaactttatcaccaaaaacacatttccactgcatttcagccctgccacaaaaggaccagctaacataatttcaatgacacacaggtgtcacacacattaacacaggtgtgggtgttgatgaggacaaggctggcgatcaatctgtcatgattgagtgactggacactttaaaaggaagatggtgcatgacaccattgttcctcatctgttagccatggttacctgcgaggaaacacgtgcagccatcattgcattgcacaaaaagggcctaacagggaagtttatagcagcgagtaagattgcacctcagtcaaccgtctatccaattatcaagaacttcaaggagagaggttcaattgttgccaaacaggctccagggtgcccaagaaagtccagcaagcgccaggaccgtctcctgaaggtgttacagctgcgggatcgggccaccaccagtgcagagcttgctcatgaatggcagcaggcaggtgtgagtgcatctgcacgcacagtgaggcgaagacttttggaggaaggcctggtgtcaaggagggcagcaaagaagccacttctctccagtaaaaacatcagggacagactgatattctgcagaaggtacagggactggactgctgaggactggggtaaagtcattttctctgatgaatcccctttccgattgtttggggcatctggaggaaggcttgttcggagaagacgaggtgagcgctaccatcagtcctgtctcttgccaacagtgaagcatcctgagaccattcatgtgtggggttgcttttcggtcaagggagtgggctctctcacaatcttgcctaaaaacacagccatgaataaagaatggtaccagaacgtcctccgagagcaacttctcccaaccatccaagggcagtttggtgatgaagaatgccttttccagcatgatggagcaccttgccataaagcaaaagtcataacaaaatggctcggggaacaaaacattaagattttgggcccttggccaggaaactccccagatcttaatccaattgagaacttgtggtcaatcctcaagaggcgggtggacaatcaaaaacccacaaattctgacaaactccaagcattgattatgcaagaatggactgccatcagtcaggatttggtccagaagttgattgacagcatgccagggagaattgcagaggtcttgaaaaagaagggtcaacactgcaaatattgacttattgcatgaattctgtgtaattctcaataaaagcttttgatacttatgaaatgcttctaattgtatttcattataccatagaaacatctgacaaaaacacctaaaaaccctgaagcagcagactttgtgaaaatgtaatatttgtgtcattctcaaaacttttggccatgactgtaatTATATCGACTCCTAAGCACCCATCACACCATGTGCTCCATGCAGTTATTTAAATAATCATAACAGTATACAGAGTTCAATCAGATACATATCTGAACCTTTTGTAAACAATAACGATTAGGGACTCTCCAAAACTAACATTCATTGATTTTACACCAAAATCAAAGGTGGACAGAAGGAGCATGACTCCAGACAGGAAgtggaggatgatgaagaaATGAATGAGGTGAGCCACAATATGATGTATTCTATCTATATCATTGATAACCAGTGTAGATTTATGTTATAATATTCAGGAGGCTTTAAGGGAAACTGGAACCATCAAAGTCACAGAGCAGATGAAGTGGTTCAACTGAAGAGATGGAGATCTTCTCCTTCAAACTATTCTATGTAGGCCTCATGTTTTTCATTGTTGAATTGGTCTCAGGGCATCCCATAATATGAGACATTAaatactatttaaaaaaaaaatatatatatatatatatatataaaacaaactgCATATCTCATTGGGAAAAACACACTTCAGCGAGGCAGAGTGGCAGCAGGAGTGGATTTATTTACTTTCCTGAAGACGCGAAATAAACATGAAGGTGTCATCTACGGAGCCCCTAAGGTGACATGGGCtgaacaaaattacattaagaTCTGTCCAAAACAAGATATACACATCAAACAACAATCACATTTCCAGCCTGAGCGTCCTCTCTGATGACGTCGCGTGCGTAAAACCACAAACCCTCTTTGAATGAGAGAATCTCTCGCCGGGTGCGGTGGCGCGCGCCTATAATCCAAGCTACCGGGAGGCTGAGGCTGGAGGATCGTTTGAGCTCAggagctctgagctgcagcgGACTGTGTCGATCGGGTGTCCGCACTAAGTTCGGTATCGATATGGTGCTCCTGAGGGAGCCCGGGACCACCAGGTCGTCTAAGGAGGGGTGCACCGGCCCAGGTCGGAGACGGAGCAGGTCAAAGCCCTCGTGCCGCTCAGTAGTGGGATCGCGCCTGAGAATAGACGCTGTAGTGCAGCCTGAGTAATACAGCGGGACCCGGTCTTTTTACActctgcacactgacacacaaacacacacaggctcaacaTCAATGTTTCTACATGTTACAACAGCTTCAgcactgcttctgctgcttcttgtttCCATACACACCTGCACAGAGCAGCTGTGATTGTTTGTCCTACAGCGCCTccacctggaggagaggagcaatGACCATCAGTCACAGCAGCTGATGTCACATCCATTCAAGTTAGAGGTTTGTCTTTATCAGACTGAGTGAGCATGATGAAGAGCAGGGACGTACTCAGACTGTTTGAGGAGCATtgaggacaaacaaacaaacaaacaaacaaacaaacaaacaaacaaacaaacaaacaaacagacaaacagacagacaaacaaacaaacaaacaaacaaacagacagacagacaaacaaacaaacaaacaaacaaacaaacaaagctgttATTGCGCATGCTAATGGAGTTCATTACTGTAAAAAAACTAGGACTAAACTTCATGTATGTTCTTGTCTTTTAGGTCACTGCAGTCATGCTGTTGTCAAAAACACTGATAACTGCTCGCAGCGATACTTCAAccacaggtcaaaggtcaaaccaTTGCAACACCTTACCTTACACCATCAATGTGAAACTGTGCTGTGCATGTTACTGACCTGCAGAGTGACTGCTTGTCTTAATGAATGGACAAATATAAGTTAAGTTTTCTTTGATTATAGTTCTCTACCTCATATGAtccattatatatttatatgttgtgttttattaggattttattacttttgtagagttcttcctctttttgtgaTGAGTCCTTCAAAGTCAAGGATATCCCAGTGCTCCAGTAAGACTCAGTAATCTGAGCAACGTGTTGCTATAACAAACAATAGAGACTAAAATGTTGACTGTCAGTCCAGAACTATGAACTAAAGAGGGAATCAGCCCTGGTCTAACCAACCTGTGAGAAGTTTCTGATGGTAAGGCTGAACAATACAAAACATCACGATGAGCAACATACTCAGTTTATGAGAATTATCAGAGATCACTGTCAACAGAATAGTCTTAAATATCTTTCTTGACATATTTGTCACATATATAAATGTGTGAGCCTTGCCTTCTACATTGACAAGTTATCCTTTAGTTTTTTAACAAAAGTATACATATAGGTCCTTTGTTTTTAAGGCCACTCCTCCTGCCTGTCTGTAAGTGTGGGTAGCCTTGCatccactgtaaaaaaaaaaaattaagtttccTTTTACCTGAGTTATTGTTTGACAAGTTGAAAAGCCTCTGATGGTAAGGCTGAACAATACAACACATCACAGTGAATAACATACTCAGTTTATGAGAATTAAACAAAGAACATTTTAGAGGagattttaaaaccaaaagatCTTTCTTAATGAATGTGTCACACTTAGAAATTGTCGAGCCTTGTCATATAGTGATTGTAAAAGGATAATAATTTaagacctttttttaaaaatgaaatacaccTTTAATGGTTTATTTAACCtttcaacatttttgttttttaacttatgTTTTTACAAGTTCTAAATGAGTTGACCCACACATCACAGTTTTAAATAGGCAAAGAAGATTTTGAAGCAGaagttattcatttatttcatatgTAAAGGATGTTTTGTATCAAAATCTGTGGGTCGTGATGTTATCTGACGTTTGACTGTCCAAAATgtataaagaaatatatattccACATTCAAATGATTTATAGTATGACTTCTGTCATTTATGTAAATCATTTCAGACTTGTTGGGTTTTGTGCTGTCGATATATTTAGTCACTTATTGTCCTCACAAGAATCAGATGGTATgctattaaaatgtttttttttaaagaactgaTCTGTCTGGTTCATACTTGTCACACACATTGAGGACAGTAGAGCCAAAGGGTTGTCAAATTGGCTCTGTGGATTGTTATCAATCAGGTAGCAGTGAATTGAAAATTCTCAATCTTTAAcaagtttaataaaagaacattaGTATCAACAAGATTATGAATTATGAGTATTGATAtgtacatacattttttaagcaatatttcTATACAATTTTAAGGATAGAACTCAACtcaacagacaaacagacaaaacttacttacttact is a genomic window of Notolabrus celidotus isolate fNotCel1 chromosome 8, fNotCel1.pri, whole genome shotgun sequence containing:
- the LOC117817123 gene encoding histone H2B 3-like, yielding MPETVKAPKKGSKKAVSKATKTGKKRRKTRKESYAIYVYKVLKQVHPDTGISSKAMGIMNSFVSDIFERIAGEASRLAHYNKRSTITSREIQTAVRLLLPGELAKHAVSEGTKAVTKYTSSK
- the LOC117817133 gene encoding histone H4, which encodes MSGRGKGGKGLGKGGAKRHRKVLRDNIQGITKPAIRRLARRGGVKRISGLIYEETRGVLKVFLENVIRDAVTYTEHAKRKTVTAMDVVYALKRQGRTLYGFGG